Below is a genomic region from Leptotrichia shahii.
AGAAAAAGGAAGGATTGCCAACGAAGGAATATATATTTGAGCCATCAGAGGAAGAAGTATTGAATTCATTTGTACCGCAAGTACTAAATATAAAATTGTATCAATCGTTGCTTGAAAATTCGGCAAGTGAACATTCGGCTAGAATGTCGGCGATGAAACAGGCTAATGATAATGCTTCTGAAATGATAAAGAACTTGGAAGTGCAGTATAATCGTGAAAGACAAGGACAAATAACACAGGAACTGACAGAAATAATAAGTGGTTCATTAGGTGTGCAGTAATTTTATAATTAATAGAAATATTAACCAAAATAAAAGCGCAGAATTTTAAGAAGGAGGTTAGACTTAACCTATGAATAAAGGTAAATTAGTTCAAGTAATTGGACCGGTTATTGATGTAAAATTTGAAAAGCAGTTACCGGATATTTACAATGCACTTGAAGTATATAATGAAAATGGCGAAAGATTAGTAGCTGAAGTTCACTCACATAATGGAAATAATGTTGTAAGAGCAGTTGCAATGTCTGGAACCGAAGGATTAAGACGTGGGCTGGAAGTTATAGATACTGGTAAACCAATTCAAGTTCCCGTTGGAAGATCTACACTTGGAAGAATTTTCAATGTACTGGGAGAAACAGTTGATGATGGAGAAAAACTTGATACAGATGTTTTAAGGGAATCTATCCATAGGGATGCTCCGTCATTTGAACAACAAGGTACTGATTCGGAAATATTGGAAACAGGAATAAAAGTAGTTGACTTGTTAGCTCCATACCTAAAAGGTGGAAAAATTGGACTGTTCGGAGGGGCAGGAGTTGGAAAGACGGTATTAATTCAGGAATTAATTAATAATATTGCGAAAGGGCATGGAGGACTTTCTGTATTTGCAGGAGTTGGAGAGCGTACACGTGAAGGACGTGATTTGTATAATGAAATGACTGAAAGTGGGGTTATCGACAAGACAGCGTTAGTGTATGGACAAATGAACGAGCCGCCTGGAGCAAGATTAAGAGTTGGACTTACAGCACTTACAATGGCAGAATACTTTAGAGATAAAGAAGGACAAAATGTACTTTTATTTATTGACAATATATTCAGATTTACTCAAGCAGGTTCAGAAGTATCAGCCTTGCTTGGAAGAATGCCGTCAGCCGTAGGATATCAGCCAAACTTGGCAACTGAAATGGGGGCATTGCAGGAAAGAATAACATCAACAAGTACAGGTTCAATTACATCAGTTCAGGCTGTATATGTGCCAGCAGATGATTTGACTGATCCAGCTCCAGCAACGACATTTGCTCATTTGGATGCGACTACAGTATTGTCGAGACAAATTGCATCGCTTGGAATTTATCCAGCAGTAGATCCGCTTGATTCAACTTCGAGAATACTAGAACCAGAGATTGTTGGAAATGAACATTATAAAATTGCAAGGGAAACTCAGAAAGTATTGCAAAGATACAAGGAATTACAAGATATTATAGCAATTCTAGGAATGGATGAACTAGATGAAAATGATAAATTGACAGTAAACCGTGCCAGAAAAATTCAAAGATTCTTTTCACAGCCGTTCTCTGTTGCAGAACAGTTTACAGGAATGAAAGGAAAATATGTTCCATTAAGAGAAACAATACGTGGATTTAAGGAAATTTTGGATGGGCTTCACGACGATTTGCCTGAACAAGCATTCCTGTATGTTGGAACAATT
It encodes:
- the atpD gene encoding F0F1 ATP synthase subunit beta produces the protein MNKGKLVQVIGPVIDVKFEKQLPDIYNALEVYNENGERLVAEVHSHNGNNVVRAVAMSGTEGLRRGLEVIDTGKPIQVPVGRSTLGRIFNVLGETVDDGEKLDTDVLRESIHRDAPSFEQQGTDSEILETGIKVVDLLAPYLKGGKIGLFGGAGVGKTVLIQELINNIAKGHGGLSVFAGVGERTREGRDLYNEMTESGVIDKTALVYGQMNEPPGARLRVGLTALTMAEYFRDKEGQNVLLFIDNIFRFTQAGSEVSALLGRMPSAVGYQPNLATEMGALQERITSTSTGSITSVQAVYVPADDLTDPAPATTFAHLDATTVLSRQIASLGIYPAVDPLDSTSRILEPEIVGNEHYKIARETQKVLQRYKELQDIIAILGMDELDENDKLTVNRARKIQRFFSQPFSVAEQFTGMKGKYVPLRETIRGFKEILDGLHDDLPEQAFLYVGTIDDAVAKARELMSE